A single Anopheles funestus chromosome 2RL, idAnoFuneDA-416_04, whole genome shotgun sequence DNA region contains:
- the LOC125760578 gene encoding coiled-coil domain-containing protein 124 yields the protein MPKKMGINSKAVEARERKAEAKKVANDKAAKAAEDALWVDDDKQLAKKKKQKEEDERRKAEAARKKAETKALLEEEMNSIKTTAKVPAAKVTRSQIESEIEKRNRAVEASTAAAVKPKPVPKEIPLEENLNRVMADTEVAQTIDQAIAVLSMGDASAADRHPEKRMKAAYKAYEEEELKRLKQEHPSLKLSQLKQMIFKNWQKAPENPMNQIRV from the exons ATGCCGAAAAAGATGGGAATCAACTCAAAAGCCGTCGAGGCACGGGAACGTAAAGCGGAGGCCAAAAAGGTTGCCAACGATAAGGCAGCCAAAGCGGCGGAGGATGCACTTTGGGTAGACGACGACAAGCAGTtggcgaagaaaaagaaacaaaag GAGGAGGACGAACGACGAAAAGCGGAAGCGGCACGCAAGAAGGCGGAAACCAAAGCTCTACTTGAAGAAGAAATGAACTCCATCAAGACGACGGCAAAGGTACCGGCCGCAAAGGTAACACGATCTCAAATTGAGTCTGAAATAGAGAAGCGCAATCGTGCAGTGGAAGCATCGACCGCGGCCGCGGTCAAACCGAAACCTGTCCCGAAGGAAATTCCGCTAGAAGAGAATCTGAACCGTGTGATGGCGGACACGGAAGTAGCACAAACGATCGATCAAGCCATTGCGGTGCTCAGCATGGGAGATGCGTCAGCCGCCGATCGCCATCCGGAAAAGCGTATGAAGGCAGCCTACAAAGCGTACGAAGAGGAGGAACTGAAACGTCTAAAACAGGAGCACCCGTCACTGAAATTATCGCAGCTAAAGCAGATGATTTTTAAGAACTGGCAAAAGGCCCCGGAAAATCCGATGAACCAAATTCGAGTCTGA